CGAACCTCTGTCGAGAAATTACTCTGTCCAGGCCAAGAAAGAAGCCCGCGATAGCGAGCCGAAGCTGCGACACCCGCGCTCTCTCCAGGCGATTCACCTCAAGCCGCTGAAACGCGAGGCTCAATTCGGCGTTCCCTCATGCGATCTACAACTGCGATCATTCAGCTTACAACCTCTCCAATTCTTCTCAGACTTTGCGCTGCGAGCGGCATACTACCTAGGACTCCCAGCCTCTGGCCCAGTAACACTACCACGGATTACAGAGCGATGGACCGTGCCTAGGAGTcacttcatcttcaaaaaGTCACAAGAGAACTTTGAACGTGTAACGCTGAGGCGCTTGATTCAAATCAAAGACGGCGATCCTGAAACAGTTCAGCTTTGGCTCGCCTACCTACGCAAACATCAGTTCTATGGTATTGGTATGAAGGCAAATGTGTGGGAGTTTGGCCCAACAGAGATGTCGAAATCCCTGAAGGAGATTGAAGCAGGACAGGACGCCCCTTGGGCTCATCTCGGACAAACGAGGAGCATTGGCGCCGCCGAAAAGGTGGCCGAGATTCTAAGTGCAAGGCGGGTTAA
The Trichoderma asperellum chromosome 7, complete sequence DNA segment above includes these coding regions:
- the RSM10 gene encoding mitochondrial 37S ribosomal protein rsm10, whose protein sequence is MLRQSPQLLSHLQAAVPWAARKTPALGCLISEPLSRNYSVQAKKEARDSEPKLRHPRSLQAIHLKPLKREAQFGVPSCDLQLRSFSLQPLQFFSDFALRAAYYLGLPASGPVTLPRITERWTVPRSHFIFKKSQENFERVTLRRLIQIKDGDPETVQLWLAYLRKHQFYGIGMKANVWEFGPTEMSKSLKEIEAGQDAPWAHLGQTRSIGAAEKVAEILSARRVKKSVDDNFPIHEIS